The sequence below is a genomic window from Vigna radiata var. radiata cultivar VC1973A unplaced genomic scaffold, Vradiata_ver6 scaffold_7, whole genome shotgun sequence.
GCAACACTGAACTCAGTTTTGAAGATCTGTGTGAGTTCGCTCCCACCTACGCTGTCCCCAAGATCAACTACGATGTCCCGATTGAGGACGTTCCCTTGCTGGTGGCGCAGGTCACCAGGTTCCCGTGTGGTTTCATCACACTTGGTATTGCTATGTGTCGCTTTATCCTCGACGGAACTTCACTTTCGAACTTCATTAGCTCCTGGGCCAAACTCGCCAGAGGGGAGAGTTTAGATTCCGGTTTGACTCCTTTGTTTGATCGATCGAAACTAGATTCGTTCAAACTGAATAAACCGCCGCGGTTTGAACATATTGAGTTTCTGCCACCGCCCCTTTGGACAAAACGCGATGAGGTGATGCAACATGAACTGGGTACGGCCTTGATGGTACTCACAAAAGGGCAAGTTCAGAAACTGAAGAATAAAGCGAGTGACTTTGGAAGTGGGCATGGTAGAGGTTTTACTAGCTTTGAGGTCATAAGTGGTCACTTGTGGAGGTGCATGTGCAAGGTTCGTTATTTAGGTGATGCGTCTCAACCTACGAGGTTGAACACTTTGGTTAACTGTAGAAACCGTTTGAGGCCATCTCTTCCCACTGCATATTTTGGCAATGCAACATTTCCTACTGTGACAGAAACTTGTTCCTTTGATGACATTATGCAGAAACCTCTTGGCTATGCTGTGAGGAAAGTGAGCGAATCGATTGAGAGAATGCGTGATGAGTATGTTAGGTCTGCTCTTGATTATATAGAACGTGTGGAGGACATGGATTTGTTCAGGGACACGTTTTACAACTCTGCTGGGAAAGGTAGAGAAGACCCTAATGTGAATGTGGTTGGTTGGG
It includes:
- the LOC106753774 gene encoding spermidine hydroxycinnamoyl transferase-like produces the protein MDGIQESAKTMVTIQSSDVVVPSEITPTSISSLSLCDQIKLTNHGSQLYIYANTRITDDSSFASAIHTLSTSLSKTLTVFHPFAGRLRRIHGGRFQLLCNAKGVLLVAATCNTELSFEDLCEFAPTYAVPKINYDVPIEDVPLLVAQVTRFPCGFITLGIAMCRFILDGTSLSNFISSWAKLARGESLDSGLTPLFDRSKLDSFKLNKPPRFEHIEFLPPPLWTKRDEVMQHELGTALMVLTKGQVQKLKNKASDFGSGHGRGFTSFEVISGHLWRCMCKVRYLGDASQPTRLNTLVNCRNRLRPSLPTAYFGNATFPTVTETCSFDDIMQKPLGYAVRKVSESIERMRDEYVRSALDYIERVEDMDLFRDTFYNSAGKGREDPNVNVVGWANFLYFETDFGWGKPVILLPGNINSNGKAFLLDTANGDGFVLAVCLRRSYVDALKKLFYEDIEKHASKL